In Candidatus Manganitrophus noduliformans, the genomic stretch CGGGTGACGTATTCATGTCCCGCGCCGACCGTCTCCGCCGTGCCGATCCGCATGGCGCGATAAAAGTTGGAATCGGATCCCAAAATAAATTCGGCTTCGATCTGGTTCTTCGCTTTTTGCAACTCCTGGTTGGAGACCGGCTCCGTCTGAAGCCGGCTGATCTCGTCGGTCAAGGCCTCTTCGATTTCTTCAGGCGAAACCTGAGGGCGCGCCGTCGCGTAGACGTAGAAGAGTTCCGGATCGGCGGTCAGGCCGTCGTAATGTCCGCCGGCATCGAGCGCGATCTGCTGCTGATAAACGAGGCCGCGGTAGAGCCGGGAGCTTTTTCCGGATGAAAGAATATTTGAGAGGACCTTCAACGCATAGGTGTCGGGACTCTTGTAGTTGGGGGTATGAAACGTGGCGAAGACAAACGGAAGCTGCGCCTCCCGTTTTACAACGGTCCGCCGCTCGCCGAGCTGAGGGGGCTCGGGCGGAATGTATTTCGGCGGCTCCGGTCCTTTGGGGATCTTCTCGAAGGCGGCCTTGATTTTGGGGAGGAGCGTTTTGGTGTTGAAATCACCGACGACGACAATGGTTGCATTGTTCGGCTGGTAATAACGTTGATAGTAGTCGAAGGCGTCGTCGCGCGTGAGATGGTCGAGATCGCTCATCCAGCCGATGACCGGCGAACGGTAGGGGTGGACCAAAAAGGCGATGGCGTACAACTTTTCGATCAGGAAGGAGTAGGGGTCGTCTTCCGTTCGGGTCCGGCGTTCCTCTTTCACGACCTCCGCCTCCAGTTGGAACTCTTTCGGATCGATGATGAGGTTTTGCATCCGGTCCGATTCCAGCTCCAGCGACAATTCGATTCGGTCCGAAGCGAAGTTTTCGAAGTAGGCGGTGTAGTCGTTCCCGGTGAAGGCGTTCTCCGTCCCGCCGTTTTTGGCGACGATCCGTGAGAACTCTCCCTTTCCATACTTCGGGGTTCCCTTGAACATCATATGCTCGAGGAGATGGGAGAGGCCGGTCTTGCCGGTGATTTCATTCCGCGAGCCGACCTTGTACCAGACCTGGAAGGTGACGACCGGCGCTTTGTGCTCCTCCAGCAAGATCACCTTGAGGCCGTTGGGAAGAATCACCTCTTCGATCTTGGCGGCCTGGCCGAAGACGGGGATGAGAAGGAAAAATAAAAGAAGGAAGAGGAGGGAAGCGTTCAGGCGGGGCGAGCTTTCTCTTCGATGCATCCTAGCTCCTAAGCGATTTTCTAAACTCGGCCATCTTAACAGATGCTTAAAAAGTGTGTCAAGGCAGCGTCGGGGTTCACTCTGTCGAACCCCGACGCTTGCGTGGGTAGAACCGCCGGTTGTCTGATGAAGGATTTTCGTTTATCATAGACACTTGTGATGACCAGTCGAAAAATTATCTGAGGAGGGATATGATGAATAAACGGAATCTGTTCCGGCAAGTCGGAATCGGGATGCTGGTGGTCTCTCTGACCGCGGCGACGGTGATGGCGCAAGGATCGCCCGGCCAAAGCCCGCATCGCGGCGGGGAGGGGGGGCGGATGGAGCGGCCGAAGGGCCATCCACCGTCTTCCGGGATGCGCGGCGGAAGTTTCTTTTCAGCGGAGGGACTAAAGGAAGGACTCAACCTGACCGACGAGCAGGCGAAAAAGCTTCACGATCTTTTTATCGATTACCGCAAGGGGGCGATCCAAAAGCGGGCCAATCTCCAGGTGGCCGAGATTGAGCTGGAGGAGCTGATCGCCGATCCGAAGCTGGATCTATCCAAGATCGAGAAAAAGGCGAAGGAGAAAGAGGGGCTGGAAACCGATATGCTGATGTTCCGGGTCCGCTCCATGGCCAAGGCGAAAGAGTTCCTCTCCGACGCCCAATACGACAAGTTTAGATCGATGATCGAGCGCCGGATGTCGATGGGCGGCGGGGGGATGCATTCAATGATGGGCGGAATGTCTCACGGAAAAATGGGTAAAGGAAAAGGGATGAAGGGCTCCCCCCACGGTTCGATGGGGGGTGGTAAAGGCTCGCCGCACGGCTCCATGGGGATGGGATCCCCGCACGGATCGATGGGAATGTCGGATTCGTACGAAGACGACGATGAATAAATAGATTCGTATTCGACTTGACCGGAGATCGTGCGATCTCCGGTCAAGCAGAGACCTTTTCTTTATCCCGCCTTCCGGGCGTACTGTTCGGGAGACTTTTGAAACTTCTGAAAACATCCCTCCGAGCAAAAGCAGTAGTGCTTTCCTTCAAAATCGGTGCAGATGTTCTCGTTCGTCACTTTCATCCCGCAGACCGGATCGGTCATCGACTTTTCCATATCACGCTCTCCTCGCTTTAGACTAATCGCTCACCATTCCAGTGTAGCGTTTCAGAAAACCGCGGTTCAAGAGGGTGGTTTTAACAGGGCAGCGCTGAGGTTGGGGTTTGCGTCCGGCGAACGGGTTGGACCAAAGGAAGGGATGCGGCGCCGACTTCACTGTTGAGCTGGCCGCAGGCGGCAAGGATATCTCTCCCTTTGCTCTTCCGGACGGTGGCCGTGAGGCCGGCGTGGTGCAGGATGTCCTGGAAGCGCAAAACATCCTGATCGGCCGGGCGGCGATACGGTGAACCGAGAAATTCATTAAAAGGAATCAGGTTGATCTTGCATCGGATCCCATGGCTCAGACGAACCAATCGCGCGGCATCTTCCGGCGTGTCGTTCACCCCGGCCAGAAGGACATATTCGAAAGTGATCCTCCGGCGAGACGGAAGGGGGAAGGCTTTGCAGACCTTCAGAAGTTCTTCGATCGGGTAGAGCCGGTTGACCTTCGGCATGATTTGGTCTCGAACCTCATTCGTGGTGGCGTTTAAGGAAATTGAGAGGTTGACCGGCACCTCTTCCCAGAGCTTTAATATCTGTGGGACCATCCCCGCCGTCGAGACGGTGACCCGTCGCGGCGAGAAACCGAGCCCGATCGGCGAGATCATCCGCTTGAGCGCCTCGACCACCTGGGTGAGATTGGCCAGCGGTTCGCCCATTCCCATCATCACGATATTGGTGATTCGGCTCTCTTCAGGCAGGGTCCGTTGAACGGTGAGGATCTGGCCGACGATTTCATCGGCCTTCAGGTTGCGCTTCAGTTTTTCCCGCGCCGTGAGGCAGAAGCCGCAGTCGAGGGTGCAGCCGGCCTGTGAGGAGATGCAGAGGGTGAGGCGGTTGTCGTCCGGAATGAGAACCGATTCGATCCGGTTTCCATCCTCCAACCCTAAGAGAAACTTCTCGGTTCCATCGATTGACTTCCGGCGGGTGACAATCTCGAGGTGGCGCAGAGACGCCTTTTCGGCCAAAAGGGCGCGGTCGGCCTTGGAGAGATCGGTCATCTCTTCAAAATCGGCGGCCCGCCGCTGATAAAGCCAGGAGAGGAGCTGCTTGGCGCGGTATTTTTTCCAGCCGAGGTCAAGGAGCCACGCTTCCAGCTCCTCAAAGGAGAAGGCGAGGATGTTCTTTTTGCTCTCTGTCATGTTGCCTACCCTATCATAGAGATCCCCTCTTCTGCAATGAGAGAGAGTGTAACGCGGGGACGAACAGGGTCCCCGTTCCGGGGTGTTCAGGCATCGAACAGGGATGTCACAGAAGGTAAAAAAAGCTTGACATTAAAAAGAAGGTAATCCACTCTAGAGGGCACTAACTTTATGTAAAGAGATTCTCCGATCGTGGAACGCCGTCTTTTCATCTTTAGACCCGGACAAACCCTTTTCATCCTCCCCCTTCTTGTTGCCCTCTTGTTTGGGTGCGGCGGCGGAGGGGGTGGGGGTGGCTCCGGTGGGACCAATCCTCCTCCGAATAATCCTCCGCCCGGCGGAGGAAATCCAGCAGATCCAAACACAGACCCGCCGTCGGTCGTTTCTGCGGCACCCCAAGGGAATTCCGTTTCAGTCAGCGCCTTCATTGAGATC encodes the following:
- a CDS encoding M16 family metallopeptidase translates to MHRRESSPRLNASLLFLLLFFLLIPVFGQAAKIEEVILPNGLKVILLEEHKAPVVTFQVWYKVGSRNEITGKTGLSHLLEHMMFKGTPKYGKGEFSRIVAKNGGTENAFTGNDYTAYFENFASDRIELSLELESDRMQNLIIDPKEFQLEAEVVKEERRTRTEDDPYSFLIEKLYAIAFLVHPYRSPVIGWMSDLDHLTRDDAFDYYQRYYQPNNATIVVVGDFNTKTLLPKIKAAFEKIPKGPEPPKYIPPEPPQLGERRTVVKREAQLPFVFATFHTPNYKSPDTYALKVLSNILSSGKSSRLYRGLVYQQQIALDAGGHYDGLTADPELFYVYATARPQVSPEEIEEALTDEISRLQTEPVSNQELQKAKNQIEAEFILGSDSNFYRAMRIGTAETVGAGHEYVTRFVDNIRKVTAQDVLRVARKYLVEDQRSVGTLLPPSADEEAEAAESPAPDEPAKESR
- a CDS encoding YHS domain-containing protein → MEKSMTDPVCGMKVTNENICTDFEGKHYCFCSEGCFQKFQKSPEQYARKAG
- the rlmN gene encoding 23S rRNA (adenine(2503)-C(2))-methyltransferase RlmN, with the protein product MTESKKNILAFSFEELEAWLLDLGWKKYRAKQLLSWLYQRRAADFEEMTDLSKADRALLAEKASLRHLEIVTRRKSIDGTEKFLLGLEDGNRIESVLIPDDNRLTLCISSQAGCTLDCGFCLTAREKLKRNLKADEIVGQILTVQRTLPEESRITNIVMMGMGEPLANLTQVVEALKRMISPIGLGFSPRRVTVSTAGMVPQILKLWEEVPVNLSISLNATTNEVRDQIMPKVNRLYPIEELLKVCKAFPLPSRRRITFEYVLLAGVNDTPEDAARLVRLSHGIRCKINLIPFNEFLGSPYRRPADQDVLRFQDILHHAGLTATVRKSKGRDILAACGQLNSEVGAASLPLVQPVRRTQTPTSALPC
- a CDS encoding Spy/CpxP family protein refolding chaperone, with translation MMNKRNLFRQVGIGMLVVSLTAATVMAQGSPGQSPHRGGEGGRMERPKGHPPSSGMRGGSFFSAEGLKEGLNLTDEQAKKLHDLFIDYRKGAIQKRANLQVAEIELEELIADPKLDLSKIEKKAKEKEGLETDMLMFRVRSMAKAKEFLSDAQYDKFRSMIERRMSMGGGGMHSMMGGMSHGKMGKGKGMKGSPHGSMGGGKGSPHGSMGMGSPHGSMGMSDSYEDDDE